A single Cucumis melo cultivar AY chromosome 4, USDA_Cmelo_AY_1.0, whole genome shotgun sequence DNA region contains:
- the LOC103486348 gene encoding uncharacterized protein LOC103486348 isoform X2, whose amino-acid sequence MSEKKASDGSSFSFTSDLFGIRDTSSLSSNHIFGPVFSSSSSFKASQNSEVGGKSHAVSYSPKTGSSKYKECKNGSTSSREVGSFYQEQRTNPCHLSSSIYYGGQDIYTDQNPGTGFNSSLKRDGGEDDSGGASRGNWWQGSLYY is encoded by the exons ATGTCGGAGAAGAAAGCATCTGATGGCTCATCTTTTTCCTTCACTTCTGATCTCTTCGGGATCAGAGACACTTCTTCGCTCTCTTCTAATCACATTTTTGGCCctgttttctcttcttcttcttctttcaag GCCTCCCAGAACTCCGAAGTCGGTGGTAAATCACATGCTGTTTCGTACTCCCCCAAAACTG GCAGTTCCAAATATAAGGAATGCAAGAATGGGAGCACATCAAGCAGAGAGGTGGGTTCGTTTTATCAAGAACAGAGAACAAACCCATGTCATCTTAGTTCTTCAATCTACTATGGCGGTCAGGATATCTATACTGATCAAAATCCGGGAACTGGGTTCAACTCTTCT TTGAAGAGAGATGGGGGAGAAGATGATTCTGGTGGTGCTTCCAGAGGAAATTGGTGGCAAG GGTCTCTTTACTATTAA
- the LOC103486348 gene encoding uncharacterized protein LOC103486348 isoform X1 yields MSEKKASDGSSFSFTSDLFGIRDTSSLSSNHIFGPVFSSSSSFKASQNSEVGGKSHAVSYSPKTEGSSKYKECKNGSTSSREVGSFYQEQRTNPCHLSSSIYYGGQDIYTDQNPGTGFNSSLKRDGGEDDSGGASRGNWWQGSLYY; encoded by the exons ATGTCGGAGAAGAAAGCATCTGATGGCTCATCTTTTTCCTTCACTTCTGATCTCTTCGGGATCAGAGACACTTCTTCGCTCTCTTCTAATCACATTTTTGGCCctgttttctcttcttcttcttctttcaag GCCTCCCAGAACTCCGAAGTCGGTGGTAAATCACATGCTGTTTCGTACTCCCCCAAAACTG aAGGCAGTTCCAAATATAAGGAATGCAAGAATGGGAGCACATCAAGCAGAGAGGTGGGTTCGTTTTATCAAGAACAGAGAACAAACCCATGTCATCTTAGTTCTTCAATCTACTATGGCGGTCAGGATATCTATACTGATCAAAATCCGGGAACTGGGTTCAACTCTTCT TTGAAGAGAGATGGGGGAGAAGATGATTCTGGTGGTGCTTCCAGAGGAAATTGGTGGCAAG GGTCTCTTTACTATTAA